From Bacteroidales bacterium:
CAAAAGCACGTGGCTCAATCATTGAGTCGGCATTGGACAAAGGTCGTGGATATGTATCAACAGTATTGGTTGAGAACGGAACACTAAAAGTGGGAGACATTGTTGTTGCAGGACAATACTACGGACGTGTAAAAGCAATGTTCAATGAGCGTAACGGTAAAATAAAAGAGGCAGGACCTGCAGCGCCAGCCCTAATCTTAGGATTTAACGGAGCACCACAAGCAGGAGATACCTTCAATGTATTTGATACAGAGCAAGAGGCTCGCGAGTTGGCAAACAAACGTGAGCAACTACAACGTGAGCAAGGATTCCGTACAAGTACACGCGTAACACTCGAGGAGATAGGACGTCGTATTGCAATCGGAAACTTCCAACAATTGAACATCGTTGTAAAAGCCGATGTGGATGGATCGGTAGAGGCGTTGAGCGACTCTTTGATACGTTTGTCAACCGAGCAAATCCAAGTAAACGTAATACACAAAGGTGTAGGACAAATCTCAGAGTCGGATGTAACACTTGCAGCGGCATCAGATGCAATTATTGTTGGATTTAACGTACGTCCATCATTGGCAGCACGTAAGGATGCAGAGAAAGAGGGTGTAGATATACGTCTATACTCAATCATCTACGATGCAATTGAGGAGGTTAAATCGGCTATGGAGGGTATGCTATCGCCCGAAATTAAAGAGGTTATCACAGCAACCGTTGAGGTACGCGAAACATTCCATATTTCAAAAGTTGGAACAGTAGCCGGAGGTGCCGTAAAAGAAGGAAAGATAAAACGTGGCAACAAAGTACGCCTTATCCGCGATGGTATAGTAATCTATACAGGAGAACTTGCATCGCTTAAACGTATGAAAGATGACGTTAAAGAGGTTGCGACAGGATACGAATGTGGTTTGAGCATAACCAACTATAACGACATAAAAGTAGGAGATATTATTGAGTCGTTTGAGGAGGTAGAGGTAAAACAAACTTTGTAAGACAGTAGTAGATAATGTCAATATTTGATATAGTAATAGCAGCAATATTAATCTTTGCATTAGTGCGAGGAGCAATATTGGGAATATTCAGACAGTTAGGAGTTCTTGTGGGAGTGGTCTTGGCACTGCTCTTCACAGGAATAGTATCAACGCTATTCTCAGATTTGGTGTATAATATAACATCAGGAGCAACACGCCTTGAGGGAACATTATACTACTCACTAATGTTTGTATCAATAGTATTGATAACTTATCTAATATCTATACTACTACACAAAACATCAAAAGTATTGAAAATAGGATGGATTGACCGCCTATTGGGAGCCGCCTTTGGAGGA
This genomic window contains:
- a CDS encoding CvpA family protein, whose translation is MSIFDIVIAAILIFALVRGAILGIFRQLGVLVGVVLALLFTGIVSTLFSDLVYNITSGATRLEGTLYYSLMFVSIVLITYLISILLHKTSKVLKIGWIDRLLGAAFGGVKVLMIVGIVLHIYIGIYKGIYNQPPTPFEGVTYTPIVDSVSAIMKFVRDYGITFGY